The genomic interval CCGCCGCGGCGGGTGTCGACGTGGCGGCGCGGACCGCGTCGAGCAGCGGCACACCGCATTCGCGCACCGCCCAGCGCAGGCATTGCAGCAGCGTGGCGGTACCCCCGGCGATAGCGCCGGAGGCCACGCGGGCGACACCGCCGGTCACCCGGACCGGTTGCGGGCCGAGCCGGTACTCGCCGTCCGGCAGTCCGGCGGCCTGCATGGCGTCGGTGACCAAGGCCACACGGCCGGGAGCGGCGGCGAAAGTCAGTGCGGCGAAGCCGGATTCGATGTGGACGCCGTCGCCGATGAGTTCCACGATCGCGTACCGCTCGGCGGCGGCGACCAGTGCGGCGGCGGCCGGTCCCGGCGCGCGGTGATGCAACGGCGGCATCCCGTTGGCGAGGTGGGTGACCAGCGTGCCGGGGCCGCCGGGCGCCAGCGCGCCGCGGAACTCGGCATAGTTCGCGTCGCTGTGACCGAGCGCCACCACTACACCGTGGGCGGCGAGCAGGCGGGCCGCGCCGTCGAAGCCGCGGCGCTCCGGCGCGAGCGTCATGACGCGCAGTTGCCCTCCGGCGGCGGCCAGCAGCCGCTCGATCAACGCCGGATCGGGATCGGTCAGGAACCGCGGATCCTGTGCGCCGCAACGCGCTTCGGACAAGAACGGCCCCTCGACATGGATGCCCGCGAGCACGCCGTCGTCGGCCAGCGCACGCAGGGTGGCCGTCTGCGCCACCATGTCGTCGGGCGCGCCGGTGACCACACTCGCCACCACGCTCGTGGACCCCTGCCGCTGATGGAACTCCGCCGCGGCCCTGGCCTCCCCCGCGTCCACGGTGTCGAACCGATGCCCGAACCCCCCATGATTGTGAATGTCCACCAGCCCCGGCACGATCGTCCCCGCAAACTCCAGCGGAGCGCAATCCGGTTCCGCGCCCGCCCATTCCGAATACGGCCGCACAGCCTCGATCCGCCCACCCCGCACCGACACCACCCCGTCATCCAACACCCCCGCCCCCGACACCACCCGCCCCCGCACATGCATCCCCGCCACCGCCAACCATCACGCCCCCTCCCCCACCTCTGCCCCCACCCCGGCAACCACCACCCTGCCAACACCCGCCTCACCCACATCACCCCGACAGCAGCCGCCCTCACCCACATCACCCGACCACCCCGCCGCGCACATCCTCCCGGCCACCACCACCCGATCCCACGCCATCCCGACCACCCGGCCCCGCGCCATCCCGGCCACCACCACCCGATCCCACGCCATCCCGACCACCCGGCCCCGCGCCATCCCGGCCACCACCACCCGATCCCACGCCATCCCGACCACCCGGCCCCGCGCCATCCCGGCCACCACCACCCGATCCCACGCCATCCCGACCACCAGGTCCCACGTCATCCCGGCCACCGTCACCCGGTCCCACGTCGTCCCGGCGCGCTTTTGGCCGGGAGCTTTGCCTGTGGACTGTGAGTTCCCGCCGGGAGCGGGCCGGGATGGCGTGGGGGAGATACGCTGCGTCATTCCAGGACCCCCGTGCGGGCGTAGTGGGCCGCGCCGACCAATCCCGCGCGGGCGCCGAACTTGCCGAGCACCACGGGAGGAGCGGGGGCGACGCGCAGTAGGCGGGTGAGGCGGTCGTGTAGTGCGGTGGTCAGGAGGGTGCCCGCACCGGCGAGGCCGCCGCCCAGCACGATCAGCTCCGGGCAGGTGGCGTGGATAACGCCGAACAGGCCCTCGGCTAGGGCGGCCACGGCGTCGTCCACCACGGCGCGGGCGTCCGGGTCACGATCCAGAACGTCGAAAACCGCCGCCGCACCGGACATTTCGCGTCCGGTGCGATCGCGATACGCCCGCGCGATGGCGGTGCCGGAGGCCACGGTTTCCACACAGCCGATACTGCCGCACGGGCAGCGCAGACCGTCGCGGTGACGCACCGGAATATGGCCGTATTCGCCCGCCTGCCCGGCCGCACCGCGGACCAGGCGACCGCCGACCGAGAGCGTGCCGCTGATCCCGGTCCCGAGAATCAGCACGCACACATCGGCACGGCCGCGGCCCGCCCCATAACGCCACTCGGCCCAGCCCGCGACCGCGACGTCGTGCTCGATCAGCACCGGCATGCCCCAGCGCGCGCTGAAACGGTCCCCGACCCGTACATCCCGCCAGCCGATATTGCTGCTGAACACCGCCAGCGAGCGGGCCGGGTCGACGATGCCCGGCAGCACCACCGCCGCCCGTGCCACCGACTCACGCTGCGCCGCGGGCAATTCCGCGAGCACACCGGCGCCGAGTTCGCCCATCGCGTCGAATGCGGCCGCTCCGCGCGGCGTCGGCACGACCCCCGCGCTCAGCACCACCCCGGCGGCATCGGTGATCTCCGCCTTGGTCGTGGTCCCGCCGACATCCACGGCGAGCACCAGATCCGACGGCTCGACGCTGGTCACGACGGTCAGTCGAGCACGACCGAGCGGTTCAACCCGCGCGGGTGATCGGGATCCAGGTCCAGATCGGCGGCGCGGAGCGAGCACAACCGATGCACGCGCACCAGGTCGGCCATCGCGTCGATATCGCGGTGCTCGAAATGCGCTCCGGCGGCCCGGATTTCGTCCGCCAGACCGGGAATCACCGGTCCCAGCGCCCACACCGCCCGCCCGGGCGCGGCGATGCTGATCGGCCCGTGCCGGTATTCGGTAGCCAGGTAACCCTCGGCCCATGCCTGGCAGGATTCCCGCAGCTTCAGCGCCGCCTCCTCCGCCAGCGCACCCGCGAAACCCATTCCGACGAAGGTGATCTGCTCGGCACCGCGAACCGCGGCGGGCAGACTCGCCGGGTCCTCGGCCAGCACCGCGCGCGCTTGCGCGATCGCCGGGTCCAGGTCCTCGCCCAGGTGTCGGCGCAGGATCGCCAGTGCCGTGGTCGCGAATCGCGTCTGCACCACGGAGCGCTCGTCCACCTCCGGAATCAGGATCGGGTCGCCCAACTCGAGCACCGGCGTCCCCGGACTGGAACAGATGACGGTCCGCGGCACACCGGCGGGGATGGCACGCATCGCCTCGACCACCTCGGTGGTCGTACCGGAACGGCAGATCACCAGGTAACGGTCGTAGTCGCGGCCGGTACGCACCTGTGACGCGGGCCAGGCGTCGGTCAACCCCTGCCCCGCCTCCTCGCGCAGCGCCGCGAACGCCCGGGACATGAACAGCGAAGTACCGCAACCGATGACGGCCACCCGCTCGCCCGGCACCGGCAGCAGCGCCGCGTACTCGGCGGCGATGGCCGCGGCGCGCGCCCAGTCGTCCGGCTGGGTGGCCACCTCGGCGGCGAGATGGGTCGTGGCGATTCGATCGGCGGAATTCGGCACCCCACCAGAATCAACCCGATGATCGTTCATGTCAAATTTACACCGAAAGCGGTCATATTCGATCAGTGTTATCGCTAACCTCGGTCCATTCGAATCGTTCGCCTCGAAAGGTTCTACTCGTGAAACGTCCACTCCGCGGCGTGTTCTCGTCGATAGCGCTGGTCACCGGCCTCACCGTGGCGACCTCCGCCTGCGGTTTCGGTGGCGGCGACGCCGACGACTCGGACCCGAACACCCTGTCCTTTCTGGCACCGAGCTACAGCGACGGTACCAAGTCGGAGTGGGACCGGATCATCGACGATTTCCAGCAGCACAATCCCGGTATCCGGGTGAAGCTGCAGATCGAGTCGTGGGATTCGATCAACGACGTGGTGCGAACCAAGTTGCAGTCCCAGTCGACCACCCCCGACCTGCTCAATATCGACGCCTACTCCACCTTCGCCACCGACGGCCGGCTCTATCCGGCCGCCGAGGTGGCCTCGCCCGCCGTCCTCGGTGATATCCAGCCCGATTTCGCCCGCAACGCCTCGATCAACGGAACACAGTGGGCGCTACCGCTTTTCGCGTCCACCCGCGCGCTGTTCTACAACACCGACCTGTTCGCGCGGGCCGGTATCGCCGCGCCGCCGAAGACCTGGGCCGAGTTGACCGACGCGGCCCGGCGCATCCAAGCGCTCGGCGGCGGCGTTTCCGGCTACGGGCTGCCCCTGGGCAGCGAGGAGGCCCAGGGCGAAACCTCGATCTGGACCTTCGGCGCGGGCGGGAGCTGGTCGGACGGCGACGCGATCACCGTCGACACGCCCGCCAACGCCACGGGCGTACGGGCGATGCAGTCGCTCGCCGACGCCGGTGTGACACAACCGAATCCGGGCGCCACCGACCGCAAGGACGTCGTCAACGCCTTCATCCAGGGCAAGATCGGCATGATCGAGGGCCTGCCCCCGGTGATCGAGATGATCGCGCAGAAGAATCCCGGGCTGAAATACGCCACCGCGCCCAGCCCGACCGAGTCCGGCGCCCCGGTGACGCTCGGCGTCGCCGACCACCTGATGGCCTTCGATAAGAACGGAACCAAGACCGAGGCGATCCGGAAGTTCCTCGACTACTTCTATTCCGCCGGTGTGTACTCGACGTTCGTGCGGAGCGAGCATTTCATCCCGATCACCACCAGCGGCACGCGGGCGATGTCCGAAGACCCTGTCGTGCGGGCGTTCTCGACCACCCTGCCCGTGGCGAAGTTCTACCCCAGCAACAACCCGAAATGGGGTGCCGCGCAAGGCGCTATCCGGCAGCAGATGGGCACCGTCGCGCAGGGCGCCGACCCGGGCGCGGTGCTGCGCAAGATCCAGCAGGCGGCGAGTTGAGCGGCGGCGCGGGGCAACCCGGCCGTCGATCCACCGCGACCCTGCGCGCACTGCCCTGGATCGGCCCGGTGCTGGTGCTCGTCGCGGCCGTGGTGGCCTTTCCCGCCGGCTACATGCTGTGGACATCCACGCGCCGCCTGAACGCCTACGGCCAGGACCGCGGACCGGCCGGGTTGGACAACTTCCGCGCGCTGTTCGCCATCGACGAGTTGGGCAGCGTGCTGCTGCACACCGTGGCGTGGGTGATCGCGGTCGTCGTGCTCACGCTGATGCTGTCGGCGGGGCTGGCGCAGTTCCTGAACAAGGACTTCCCGGGCCGCACCGCCGTGCGCATGGCGATCCTGGTGCCGTGGGCGGCGTCGGTCGTGATGACGACGACGGTCTTCGCCTACCTGCTGGATCCGGACGTGGGCATAGTCAACCGTTTCCTGGTCGACATCGGCGTGCTGGACCGGGGTTTCGGTTTCACCAAGGCGGCGGGACCGGCGTTCCTGGCGGCGATCGGGGTGGCGGTATTCGTCTCCGTCCCGTTCACCACCTACGCGATACTCGCCGGGCTGCAAGCGATTCCGGCCGAACTCGAGGAGGCCGGGCGGGTGGACGGGGCCGGGGCGTGGCAGCGCTACCGCTACCTCACACTGCCGCAGCTGCGCCCGGCCATCGCGGTCGCCACGATCGTCAACATCATCAACGTGTTCAACTCGCTGCCCATCCTGCAGGTCCTCACCGGCAGCATCGCGGGCTTCTCTGCCGACACCACGACGACCTTGACATTCAAGCTGATCCGGCAGAACCAGCAGGTCGCCACGGCCGCGGCGCTGAGCGTGCTGAACTTCGCGCTGATCGCGGTGATCATCGCCGTGTACGTGAAACTGATTCGTCCGGCCGGGGAGGAGAGCGCGCGGTGACGACCGTGAAGGCTTCGGCTGTAGCCATTGTCCCCCAGTCGGACTCGGCGCTTTCGGCACCGAAGCGGCGCCGACGCTGGGACCTGACCGTGGTCGGCATCGGGATCGCGGCGATCGTTCTCATCCCGTACGTGGTGATGGTGCTGGGCTCGCTGAAACCCCGCGCGGAGATCCTGCGCATCCCGCCCACCTACCTGCCGCATCAGTGGCGCCCCGGCAACTACGCCACCATGTGGGACACCCCGGAGGCGCCCCTGCCGTTCAATCTGGTGAGCACCGTGGTGATCGCGGTGTGCGCCACCCTGCTGGTGCTGGCCGTGGCCGTACCGGCCGCGTATTACACTGCGCGGCGGCGCTTTCCGGGTAAGGCGGCGTTCCTGGGGCTGGTGCTCGTGACCCAGATGTTGCAGCCGACCGTGCTGGTGACCGGCCTGCTGCGCGAGTTCCTCACCCTCGGCATCGACGACACCTGGCTGGCGATGATCCTGGTGAACGCGGCGTTCAACCTGTCGTTCGCGGTGTGGATCCTGCACAGCTTCTTCGCCTCGGTGCCGGTGGAGATCGAGGAGGCCGCCCAGCTGGACGGGCTGAGCCGGTGGCAGACCCTGCTCCGGGTGAGCCTGCCGCTGGTGTGGCCGGGCCTGGTCACCGCGACCATCTTCGCGTTCGTGTCGTGCTGGAACGAGTTCGCGGCCAGTCTGGTGATCTTGACCACGCCGGAGAACCAGCCGCTGTCGGTGGCGTTGACGAAGTTCATCGGGCAGTACGACACGGCTTGGCAATATGTCTTCGCGATCTCTACGGTCGGCAT from Nocardia wallacei carries:
- a CDS encoding N-acetylglucosamine-6-phosphate deacetylase; translated protein: MHVRGRVVSGAGVLDDGVVSVRGGRIEAVRPYSEWAGAEPDCAPLEFAGTIVPGLVDIHNHGGFGHRFDTVDAGEARAAAEFHQRQGSTSVVASVVTGAPDDMVAQTATLRALADDGVLAGIHVEGPFLSEARCGAQDPRFLTDPDPALIERLLAAAGGQLRVMTLAPERRGFDGAARLLAAHGVVVALGHSDANYAEFRGALAPGGPGTLVTHLANGMPPLHHRAPGPAAAALVAAAERYAIVELIGDGVHIESGFAALTFAAAPGRVALVTDAMQAAGLPDGEYRLGPQPVRVTGGVARVASGAIAGGTATLLQCLRWAVRECGVPLLDAVRAATSTPAAAAGLADVGDLRPGLAADAVVLDEDQGLRRVLRHGQWLT
- a CDS encoding ROK family protein; translated protein: MTSVEPSDLVLAVDVGGTTTKAEITDAAGVVLSAGVVPTPRGAAAFDAMGELGAGVLAELPAAQRESVARAAVVLPGIVDPARSLAVFSSNIGWRDVRVGDRFSARWGMPVLIEHDVAVAGWAEWRYGAGRGRADVCVLILGTGISGTLSVGGRLVRGAAGQAGEYGHIPVRHRDGLRCPCGSIGCVETVASGTAIARAYRDRTGREMSGAAAVFDVLDRDPDARAVVDDAVAALAEGLFGVIHATCPELIVLGGGLAGAGTLLTTALHDRLTRLLRVAPAPPVVLGKFGARAGLVGAAHYARTGVLE
- a CDS encoding SIS domain-containing protein, with the protein product MPNSADRIATTHLAAEVATQPDDWARAAAIAAEYAALLPVPGERVAVIGCGTSLFMSRAFAALREEAGQGLTDAWPASQVRTGRDYDRYLVICRSGTTTEVVEAMRAIPAGVPRTVICSSPGTPVLELGDPILIPEVDERSVVQTRFATTALAILRRHLGEDLDPAIAQARAVLAEDPASLPAAVRGAEQITFVGMGFAGALAEEAALKLRESCQAWAEGYLATEYRHGPISIAAPGRAVWALGPVIPGLADEIRAAGAHFEHRDIDAMADLVRVHRLCSLRAADLDLDPDHPRGLNRSVVLD
- a CDS encoding extracellular solute-binding protein produces the protein MKRPLRGVFSSIALVTGLTVATSACGFGGGDADDSDPNTLSFLAPSYSDGTKSEWDRIIDDFQQHNPGIRVKLQIESWDSINDVVRTKLQSQSTTPDLLNIDAYSTFATDGRLYPAAEVASPAVLGDIQPDFARNASINGTQWALPLFASTRALFYNTDLFARAGIAAPPKTWAELTDAARRIQALGGGVSGYGLPLGSEEAQGETSIWTFGAGGSWSDGDAITVDTPANATGVRAMQSLADAGVTQPNPGATDRKDVVNAFIQGKIGMIEGLPPVIEMIAQKNPGLKYATAPSPTESGAPVTLGVADHLMAFDKNGTKTEAIRKFLDYFYSAGVYSTFVRSEHFIPITTSGTRAMSEDPVVRAFSTTLPVAKFYPSNNPKWGAAQGAIRQQMGTVAQGADPGAVLRKIQQAAS
- a CDS encoding carbohydrate ABC transporter permease produces the protein MSGGAGQPGRRSTATLRALPWIGPVLVLVAAVVAFPAGYMLWTSTRRLNAYGQDRGPAGLDNFRALFAIDELGSVLLHTVAWVIAVVVLTLMLSAGLAQFLNKDFPGRTAVRMAILVPWAASVVMTTTVFAYLLDPDVGIVNRFLVDIGVLDRGFGFTKAAGPAFLAAIGVAVFVSVPFTTYAILAGLQAIPAELEEAGRVDGAGAWQRYRYLTLPQLRPAIAVATIVNIINVFNSLPILQVLTGSIAGFSADTTTTLTFKLIRQNQQVATAAALSVLNFALIAVIIAVYVKLIRPAGEESAR
- a CDS encoding carbohydrate ABC transporter permease; translated protein: MTTVKASAVAIVPQSDSALSAPKRRRRWDLTVVGIGIAAIVLIPYVVMVLGSLKPRAEILRIPPTYLPHQWRPGNYATMWDTPEAPLPFNLVSTVVIAVCATLLVLAVAVPAAYYTARRRFPGKAAFLGLVLVTQMLQPTVLVTGLLREFLTLGIDDTWLAMILVNAAFNLSFAVWILHSFFASVPVEIEEAAQLDGLSRWQTLLRVSLPLVWPGLVTATIFAFVSCWNEFAASLVILTTPENQPLSVALTKFIGQYDTAWQYVFAISTVGIVPVVILFALIEKRLVAGLTAGSVK